The nucleotide window GAAGCCGATGCTAACGCTGCCAATACCACCAATGCGGGCGTTTCCGCGCGCGATCACGATCGCATGTCGCCGACGTCGCGCCGTAGGCTGGCCGAGATGCGCATTTCGGAAGCTCTGGTGCTGCATGTCGCAGACGCGCCGCAATGCAGCCTGGCGCAAAGCGACCGCGTCGCGGGCCTCTGCCAGTTGCTGGCACACGGGCTCGGCTTTCGATTGCCCGCGGCGCGGTTGCGAACGCTGCACGTGAGCGACGCGCGCCCTTCCCTGATTCGCTTCGACGAGGCTTTCGCCCTGTTGCGCGAACGTCTCGAGCCGGATTGGCGACGCGACACCCCGGGCGCGCCGACGTTTTGCGTACACCCGATCGATGTCCAGCTCTTCGATCCCGCGGAGACGACCGACGATCTGTGCGCGGACGTTCGCGACGCGCGTCGCCTTCTCACGCACCCGGAAGCGCTGCGCCGCGTGCGCTCGCGCGTTGTCGCGCTGATCGCCGCGAGCGTACGTGAAGACTGCGGCGGGACAGGAGACTGGCGGGCACTCGCCGAGCGCGCATTACGCACCGCCGCGCAATTGGGCATGACGTGCGGGCGGGTGCTCGGTGCGCTGGGCATTGCCACGCGCTCTGGGGTGAGCGCTCGCGCCGCATGGCGGTGGAGCGACGAGGTCCCGATGGCGCCAGGCAGGCACCCCGCGCCAGCCATCGGGGCGGACGTTGCGCAGTGGGTCGCCCGCACCATGCTGCTCGCGGGCAAGACCGCATGCCCGCCACGCCTCGCGGCGCTGGCACGCGGCGATACGCCGGCGTCGCTGGTGATCGGCTCGGCCGCATGGACCGATCTGGTCGATGGCATCGCGGTGCTGGGACGCGAGCATTGGCGCGTGGCGTACGCGCAGGTGTGTGAGGTCGGCCGGGCCTGAACCCGCCCGGTCGCGCGTCTGGCGCGTCTACAGGTAGGCGCCGCCCAACAACCCTGCGACGCTGCCTGCCGCGAGCCACCAAAGCGGGTGCACACGCGTGCGAATCGCCAGCACCGCCACGCTTGCCGTGATGCCGGCGAGCAGCCATGAGGTGGCCGATGCCTGTGCGATCAAGGCGGCGCTCGCGGCCACGAGCCCGGCGGTCATGGGCACCAGACCGGCCTGAACGATGCGTCGCCACGGCCGGTCCTTGAACCGCTCCCACAAGTGCAGGACACCGACGGTGATGAGCGACGAGGGGCCGAATTTTGCAATGGAGGTGACCAGCATGCCTTGCCAGCCGGCCACGTGCCAGCCAACCAGCGTCACGATCATGAGGTTCGGGCCCGGCGCGGCCTGTCCCAGGGCGAATAGCGCGCTGAACGCTTCCGAGGTCATCCAGTGATGCACGTCGACGACTTGCCGCTCCATCTCCGGCAGGATGGTGTTGCCGCCGCCGAAGGCCAGTACCGACAGCTGGGTGAAGATGACGG belongs to Pandoraea pnomenusa and includes:
- a CDS encoding chromate transporter, yielding MAGVAVTGTLISLAVIFTQLSVLAFGGGNTILPEMERQVVDVHHWMTSEAFSALFALGQAAPGPNLMIVTLVGWHVAGWQGMLVTSIAKFGPSSLITVGVLHLWERFKDRPWRRIVQAGLVPMTAGLVAASAALIAQASATSWLLAGITASVAVLAIRTRVHPLWWLAAGSVAGLLGGAYL